Proteins encoded in a region of the Haloarchaeobius salinus genome:
- a CDS encoding ornithine cyclodeaminase family protein: MVLVLSDDEVTSLVDLRSLAPVVEDALVKQGRGEVERPERPHYDVGTGLDGAEPLGMGLAMPAYVHGGPYFATKLVGVHEGNAERGLPTIHAQVVLADARTGEPVSFMNGGRITNARTGCIGGLAARELAASEPLRVGVLGAGTQARWQTRAIAALCAVDSVKVYSPSDSRHDCAADLRGHDIPAEAVDSAEAAVEDSNVVVTATTSPEPVFPADALAPGTLVVAVGAYTGEMQELEPAVFDRAARVFADVPEEVAEIGDLLATDLTVDDLIPLSAVFEGEAGRESDEEILVVESVGTAVLDAAAAAAVYESATEEGIGIEQSF; the protein is encoded by the coding sequence ATGGTACTCGTACTCTCGGACGACGAGGTCACGTCGCTGGTCGACCTCCGGTCGCTCGCGCCCGTCGTGGAGGACGCGCTCGTGAAGCAGGGCCGAGGCGAGGTCGAACGTCCCGAACGCCCGCACTACGACGTGGGGACCGGCCTCGACGGGGCGGAGCCGCTGGGGATGGGTCTGGCGATGCCGGCGTACGTCCACGGCGGGCCCTACTTCGCGACGAAGCTCGTGGGGGTTCACGAGGGCAACGCCGAGCGCGGGCTGCCGACCATCCACGCGCAGGTCGTGCTCGCCGACGCCCGGACCGGCGAGCCAGTCTCGTTCATGAACGGCGGGCGCATCACGAACGCCCGGACGGGCTGTATCGGCGGGCTGGCGGCACGCGAGCTGGCGGCGTCGGAACCGCTCCGCGTGGGCGTGCTCGGGGCGGGCACGCAGGCGCGCTGGCAGACCCGCGCTATCGCGGCGCTCTGTGCGGTCGACTCGGTCAAAGTCTACTCGCCGAGCGACTCCCGGCACGACTGTGCGGCCGACCTCCGCGGGCACGACATCCCGGCCGAAGCCGTCGACTCCGCGGAGGCAGCGGTCGAGGATTCGAACGTGGTCGTGACTGCGACGACCAGCCCGGAACCGGTGTTCCCCGCCGACGCGCTCGCGCCGGGCACGCTCGTCGTCGCCGTCGGCGCGTACACCGGCGAGATGCAGGAGCTCGAACCGGCGGTGTTCGACCGCGCCGCCCGCGTCTTCGCGGACGTACCCGAGGAGGTCGCCGAAATCGGCGACCTGCTCGCGACTGACCTGACCGTCGACGACCTCATCCCGCTCTCGGCGGTGTTCGAGGGCGAGGCGGGGCGGGAGTCAGACGAGGAGATTCTGGTGGTCGAGAGCGTCGGGACCGCGGTGCTCGACGCGGCGGCGGCTGCGGCGGTGTACGAGTCGGCGACCGAGGAGGGAATCGGGATCGAGCAGTCGTTCTGA
- a CDS encoding outer membrane protein assembly factor BamB family protein → MPSTRRRLLATVGSALLGGCVGFDGFGSGRGDPPVPALTEPDDWAMPDYDAGNTRSPPGYAAPDDLDTAADWTVEFTEIEPDDVAGPVVADGVAYVALAGRRRGREAERLVALDARTGDERWRVSGPGGRDASPPVVSGETVFWLTSAGELRALHPTDGSTRWTRDVRNHSRQVPAHGLVLTVRGSHSNPRLAAIDPRSGTPYWTRSEGERGWDVLAADDDAFYVRLGAATDDQPVEFHALDPLTGESRWSTSRVESRGATVHAGTVYCSSGRPDARELLAFDTGRRDAEWSEIHDLQRTDDGVTTNGAQNVAAVTDDLLLLHYDFHGATHDRIEARDPDTGDALWTVAGTGDDPVLYAPPVVAGNRVYLVQWRYDDAGDTDSTLRVLDRDGGDELTRLDLPEPTVTAPVVADGRLFLRTEPTARSAGISVL, encoded by the coding sequence ATGCCCTCCACACGACGACGACTCCTCGCGACCGTCGGGAGTGCCCTCCTCGGCGGCTGTGTGGGGTTCGACGGCTTCGGGTCCGGTCGCGGAGACCCACCCGTGCCGGCCCTGACGGAACCCGATGACTGGGCGATGCCCGACTACGACGCCGGGAACACGCGTTCGCCGCCGGGGTACGCCGCGCCCGACGATCTCGATACAGCCGCCGACTGGACGGTCGAGTTCACCGAGATCGAACCGGACGACGTCGCCGGCCCCGTGGTCGCCGACGGGGTCGCGTACGTCGCACTGGCGGGCCGCCGGCGAGGACGGGAGGCGGAACGGCTCGTCGCGCTCGACGCCCGGACCGGCGACGAACGCTGGCGGGTTTCGGGACCGGGCGGCAGGGACGCGTCTCCGCCGGTCGTCTCGGGGGAGACCGTCTTCTGGCTCACGTCTGCCGGGGAGCTACGCGCGCTGCATCCCACCGACGGGTCTACCCGGTGGACACGCGACGTGCGGAACCACAGTCGCCAGGTCCCGGCGCACGGACTCGTCCTGACGGTGCGGGGGAGCCACTCGAACCCCCGCCTGGCAGCCATCGACCCACGGTCCGGGACGCCGTACTGGACCAGGAGCGAGGGGGAACGGGGCTGGGACGTCCTCGCGGCCGACGACGACGCGTTCTACGTCAGACTCGGAGCCGCCACCGACGACCAGCCCGTCGAGTTCCACGCCCTGGACCCGCTGACCGGGGAGAGCCGCTGGTCGACCTCGCGTGTGGAATCGAGGGGTGCGACCGTCCACGCTGGAACCGTCTACTGCTCGAGCGGTCGACCCGACGCACGGGAGCTGCTCGCGTTCGATACCGGGCGGCGGGACGCCGAGTGGTCGGAGATACACGACCTCCAGCGGACCGACGACGGCGTCACCACCAACGGTGCACAGAACGTCGCGGCCGTCACCGACGACCTGCTCCTGCTCCACTACGACTTCCACGGCGCGACACACGACCGCATCGAGGCCCGTGACCCCGACACCGGCGACGCGCTGTGGACTGTCGCGGGGACCGGCGACGACCCGGTGTTGTACGCCCCGCCCGTCGTCGCCGGGAACCGGGTGTACCTCGTCCAGTGGCGCTACGACGACGCGGGAGACACCGACAGCACGCTTCGCGTCCTCGACCGGGACGGCGGTGACGAACTGACGCGCCTCGACCTGCCCGAACCGACCGTCACGGCCCCCGTCGTCGCGGACGGTCGGCTGTTCCTCCGGACGGAGCCGACTGCTCGCAGTGCCGGGATCAGCGTGCTGTAG